From Candidatus Krumholzibacteriia bacterium, a single genomic window includes:
- the tuf gene encoding elongation factor Tu (EF-Tu; promotes GTP-dependent binding of aminoacyl-tRNA to the A-site of ribosomes during protein biosynthesis; when the tRNA anticodon matches the mRNA codon, GTP hydrolysis results; the inactive EF-Tu-GDP leaves the ribosome and release of GDP is promoted by elongation factor Ts; many prokaryotes have two copies of the gene encoding EF-Tu), translated as MPGDNVELQVDLITPIAMEEGLRFAIREGGRTVGAGVVAEIYE; from the coding sequence TGATGCCGGGCGACAACGTGGAGCTGCAGGTGGATCTGATCACCCCGATCGCAATGGAAGAGGGACTCCGCTTCGCGATCCGCGAGGGCGGCCGCACCGTCGGTGCCGGTGTCGTCGCGGAGATCTACGAGTAG